Proteins co-encoded in one Anabas testudineus chromosome 8, fAnaTes1.2, whole genome shotgun sequence genomic window:
- the ap5z1 gene encoding AP-5 complex subunit zeta-1 isoform X1, translated as MYSHGSESLIKQAREIQESELQKFYSRLVKLLQAKELSHETVDSLQRLHIILFATKFTRTLPVELQKRLLSLLSAPAEQIQVLSSAVLRETLPLSGQELNYNQENAAQLNSHAAALLLSRAGSRAELSSLCTQFLRSLESRQSEGPAHSFTHILPIINTMLTHSPECLTEDHVTLLSKKLVDWLRYASITQGGGASSGGFFTGPRLRQPMPVAELDGTVSGDFFTVLCVGQGFTEDQWMNVYSFSMLRHWLLTYHSVSTGSTTADTANRVRLSLSLSHSLSNDDRSEVDGSVVSMVSATSSSSRLLPPKERLREKAFQYCQRLIEQSDRKTHRRIDAELQKACLVEAVGILDCVCVEDASLVYRTFPCIKALFGRLSSDLSFARVLLPIAQFYLNHGEMAAVDCESVWKVVFGRFPAELFNDAFLAHELLRFLRLNLESLQLRLPQYTRSFPNLLKFLAWNSPAVVDDFVDLLPSLVTTGTAVELLHTLLDLPCLSATLVLQHRSTCLPISDTGGRSLVSLDAFRNPSFRGLFLFLLRGEAGSGDTIDRLSTLHEQLAEAASWPRVVQCAQTVPVLLHIFFNTVVTIADQKLLAHLILVMLERSSLLLSLRTFIREVHRVFSCHLLRLCKLQPSLVMDQSHELVEFAGTTANVYNKEEMYTHVVWVLGEYLSVSCDSRCSVRLITSCFEALEAVLFEITSSTPPPGSPCPAPRVITTLMSALAKLASRSHDLIPRVSLFLSKLRSVTRCGSVTWCSDEEDLVAIVTRGEELWSLLKTPGVAQSVLTPSAHVTTPQWHKDTNVSMPLQMRALTSLTHSQ; from the exons ATGTACTCTCACGGTTCAGAGAGTCTAATTAAACAAGCAAg GGAGATTCAGGAATCTGAGCTGCAGAAGTTTTACAGCAGATTAGTGAAACTGCTTCAGGCGAAGGAGCTCAGTCATGAGACCGTCGACTCCCTGCAGAGGCTGCACATTATCCTCTTTGCCACCAAGTTCACCAGGAC GTTGCCTGTAGAGCTTCAGAAGAGGCTTTTATCACTCCTCTCAGCACCAGCAGAGCAGATTCAGGTGCTGAGCTCAGCTGTGCTCAGAGAGACGCTGCCCCTCTCTGGTCAGGAACTGAACTACAATCAGGAGAACGCCGCTCAGCTGAACAGCCATGCTGCTGCGCTGCTGCTCTCACGG GCTGGATCCAGGGCTGAGCTATCATCTCTCTGCACTCAGTTCCTTCGGAGCCTGGAAAGCCGTCAATCAGAAGGGCCAgctcactcattcacacacatccTGCCGATTATCAACACCATGCTCACACACAGCCCAGAGTGCCTCACTGAAG ATCACGTGACCCTCCTGAGTAAAAAGCTTGTCGATTGGCTGCGTTATGCAAGCATCACACAGGGAGGTGGAGCTTCCTCAGGAGGATTCTTCACAGGACCCAGGTTGCGTCAG CCGATGCCTGTAGCTGAGCTGGATGGTACAGTGTCTGGAGACTTcttcactgtgctgtgtgtgggcCAAGGCTTCACTGAAGACCAGTGGATGAATGTTTATTCCTTTTCCATGCTGCGCCATTGGCTTCTCACCTACCACTCTGTCTCCACTGGCAGCACCACAGCTGACACTG CAAACAGGGTACGACTcagcctctccctctcccactcACTTTCTAATG ATGACCGGTCAGAGGTGGATGGATCAGTGGTTTCTATGGTTTCGGCAACTTCCTCCTCCAGCCGACTGCTGCCTCCAAAGGAGCGTCTGAGGGAGAAAGCTTTTCAGTACTGCCAACGCCTCATCGAACAGAGTGATCgca AGACACACAGGAGGATAgatgcagagctgcagaaagcG TGCCTGGTGGAGGCAGTGGGAAtcctggactgtgtgtgtgtagaagacGCCTCGCTGGTGTACCGGACGTTTCCGTGCATTAAGGCGCTCTTTGGTCGGCTCAGCTCAGACCTGTCGTTTGCCAGAGTCCTGCTGCCTATAGCACAATTCTACCTCAACCACG GTGAGATGGCGGCAGTGGATTGTGAGAGTGTTTGGAAGGTGGTGTTTGGCCGTTTCCCAGCAGAGCTCTTCAACGACGCCTTTCTGGCACATGAGCTTCTACGCTTTCTGAGACTGAACCTTGAGAGCCTGCAGCTCCGACTGCCACAGTACACCCGCTCCTTTCCAAACCTGCTGAAG TTCTTAGCATGGAACAGCCCCGCAGTGGTGGATGACTTTGTGGATCTGCTGCCATCTCTGGTGACAACTGGGACTGCAGTGGAGCTGCTTCATACTCTGCTGGACCTGCCCTGTCTCTCTGCTACACTGGTCTTGCAGCACAG GTCAACGTGTTTACCCATCTCTGACACCGGCGGACGCAGCCTCGTGTCACTGGATGCTTTTCGAAACCCCTCATTCCGAGgacttttcctcttcctgcttcGTGGGGAAGCAGGCTCAG GGGACACAATTGACAGACTGAGCACGCTCCATGAGCAGCTAGCTGAGGCAGCCAGTTGGCCGAGAGTTGTCCAGTGTGCTCAGACTGTCCCTGTACTGTTGCACATCTTCTTCAACACAGTTGTAACG ATAGCTGATCAGAAGCTTTTAGCTCACTTGATTCTGGTGATGCTGGAGAGAAGTAGTCTTCTCCTCAGCCTCCGAACCTTCATCAGAGAGGTCCACAG GGTGTTCAGCTGCCACCTGCTCAGGTTGTGCAAGCTTCAGCCCTCGCTGGTGATGGACCAGTCTCACGAACTGGTGGAGTTTGCTGGGACCACTGCCAACGTCtacaacaaagaagaaatgtaCACACACGTG GTGTGGGTGCTGGGTGAGTACCTCTCGGTGTCCTGTGACTCTCGCTGCTCTGTGAGgctcatcacttcctgttttgagGCACTGGAGGCAGTGCTGTTCGAGATCACGTCATCTACCCCACCACCTGGATCGCCTTGCCCTGCCCCCAGGGTCATCACCACTCTGATGAGCGCTCTCGCTAAGCTGGCATCTCGGTCACATGACCTCATACCCAG ggtgtctcttttcctctccaagCTGAGATCAGTTACCAGATGCGGCTCCGTCACCTGGTGCTCGGATGAGGAGGACCTCGTTGCCATAGTAACACGTGGGGAGGAGCTGTGGTCGCTGCTGAAGACCCCTGGTGTGGCGCAGAGTGTCCTGACCCCGTCTGCGCATGTCACCACCCCACAGTGGCACAAAGACACCAACGTGTCCATGCCACTGCAAATGCGAGCTCTGACCAGCCTAACACACTCACAGtga
- the ap5z1 gene encoding AP-5 complex subunit zeta-1 isoform X2 — protein sequence MYSHGSESLIKQAREIQESELQKFYSRLVKLLQAKELSHETVDSLQRLHIILFATKFTRTLPVELQKRLLSLLSAPAEQIQVLSSAVLRETLPLSGQELNYNQENAAQLNSHAAALLLSRAGSRAELSSLCTQFLRSLESRQSEGPAHSFTHILPIINTMLTHSPECLTEDHVTLLSKKLVDWLRYASITQGGGASSGGFFTGPRLRQPMPVAELDGTVSGDFFTVLCVGQGFTEDQWMNVYSFSMLRHWLLTYHSVSTGSTTADTDDRSEVDGSVVSMVSATSSSSRLLPPKERLREKAFQYCQRLIEQSDRKTHRRIDAELQKACLVEAVGILDCVCVEDASLVYRTFPCIKALFGRLSSDLSFARVLLPIAQFYLNHGEMAAVDCESVWKVVFGRFPAELFNDAFLAHELLRFLRLNLESLQLRLPQYTRSFPNLLKFLAWNSPAVVDDFVDLLPSLVTTGTAVELLHTLLDLPCLSATLVLQHRSTCLPISDTGGRSLVSLDAFRNPSFRGLFLFLLRGEAGSGDTIDRLSTLHEQLAEAASWPRVVQCAQTVPVLLHIFFNTVVTIADQKLLAHLILVMLERSSLLLSLRTFIREVHRVFSCHLLRLCKLQPSLVMDQSHELVEFAGTTANVYNKEEMYTHVVWVLGEYLSVSCDSRCSVRLITSCFEALEAVLFEITSSTPPPGSPCPAPRVITTLMSALAKLASRSHDLIPRVSLFLSKLRSVTRCGSVTWCSDEEDLVAIVTRGEELWSLLKTPGVAQSVLTPSAHVTTPQWHKDTNVSMPLQMRALTSLTHSQ from the exons ATGTACTCTCACGGTTCAGAGAGTCTAATTAAACAAGCAAg GGAGATTCAGGAATCTGAGCTGCAGAAGTTTTACAGCAGATTAGTGAAACTGCTTCAGGCGAAGGAGCTCAGTCATGAGACCGTCGACTCCCTGCAGAGGCTGCACATTATCCTCTTTGCCACCAAGTTCACCAGGAC GTTGCCTGTAGAGCTTCAGAAGAGGCTTTTATCACTCCTCTCAGCACCAGCAGAGCAGATTCAGGTGCTGAGCTCAGCTGTGCTCAGAGAGACGCTGCCCCTCTCTGGTCAGGAACTGAACTACAATCAGGAGAACGCCGCTCAGCTGAACAGCCATGCTGCTGCGCTGCTGCTCTCACGG GCTGGATCCAGGGCTGAGCTATCATCTCTCTGCACTCAGTTCCTTCGGAGCCTGGAAAGCCGTCAATCAGAAGGGCCAgctcactcattcacacacatccTGCCGATTATCAACACCATGCTCACACACAGCCCAGAGTGCCTCACTGAAG ATCACGTGACCCTCCTGAGTAAAAAGCTTGTCGATTGGCTGCGTTATGCAAGCATCACACAGGGAGGTGGAGCTTCCTCAGGAGGATTCTTCACAGGACCCAGGTTGCGTCAG CCGATGCCTGTAGCTGAGCTGGATGGTACAGTGTCTGGAGACTTcttcactgtgctgtgtgtgggcCAAGGCTTCACTGAAGACCAGTGGATGAATGTTTATTCCTTTTCCATGCTGCGCCATTGGCTTCTCACCTACCACTCTGTCTCCACTGGCAGCACCACAGCTGACACTG ATGACCGGTCAGAGGTGGATGGATCAGTGGTTTCTATGGTTTCGGCAACTTCCTCCTCCAGCCGACTGCTGCCTCCAAAGGAGCGTCTGAGGGAGAAAGCTTTTCAGTACTGCCAACGCCTCATCGAACAGAGTGATCgca AGACACACAGGAGGATAgatgcagagctgcagaaagcG TGCCTGGTGGAGGCAGTGGGAAtcctggactgtgtgtgtgtagaagacGCCTCGCTGGTGTACCGGACGTTTCCGTGCATTAAGGCGCTCTTTGGTCGGCTCAGCTCAGACCTGTCGTTTGCCAGAGTCCTGCTGCCTATAGCACAATTCTACCTCAACCACG GTGAGATGGCGGCAGTGGATTGTGAGAGTGTTTGGAAGGTGGTGTTTGGCCGTTTCCCAGCAGAGCTCTTCAACGACGCCTTTCTGGCACATGAGCTTCTACGCTTTCTGAGACTGAACCTTGAGAGCCTGCAGCTCCGACTGCCACAGTACACCCGCTCCTTTCCAAACCTGCTGAAG TTCTTAGCATGGAACAGCCCCGCAGTGGTGGATGACTTTGTGGATCTGCTGCCATCTCTGGTGACAACTGGGACTGCAGTGGAGCTGCTTCATACTCTGCTGGACCTGCCCTGTCTCTCTGCTACACTGGTCTTGCAGCACAG GTCAACGTGTTTACCCATCTCTGACACCGGCGGACGCAGCCTCGTGTCACTGGATGCTTTTCGAAACCCCTCATTCCGAGgacttttcctcttcctgcttcGTGGGGAAGCAGGCTCAG GGGACACAATTGACAGACTGAGCACGCTCCATGAGCAGCTAGCTGAGGCAGCCAGTTGGCCGAGAGTTGTCCAGTGTGCTCAGACTGTCCCTGTACTGTTGCACATCTTCTTCAACACAGTTGTAACG ATAGCTGATCAGAAGCTTTTAGCTCACTTGATTCTGGTGATGCTGGAGAGAAGTAGTCTTCTCCTCAGCCTCCGAACCTTCATCAGAGAGGTCCACAG GGTGTTCAGCTGCCACCTGCTCAGGTTGTGCAAGCTTCAGCCCTCGCTGGTGATGGACCAGTCTCACGAACTGGTGGAGTTTGCTGGGACCACTGCCAACGTCtacaacaaagaagaaatgtaCACACACGTG GTGTGGGTGCTGGGTGAGTACCTCTCGGTGTCCTGTGACTCTCGCTGCTCTGTGAGgctcatcacttcctgttttgagGCACTGGAGGCAGTGCTGTTCGAGATCACGTCATCTACCCCACCACCTGGATCGCCTTGCCCTGCCCCCAGGGTCATCACCACTCTGATGAGCGCTCTCGCTAAGCTGGCATCTCGGTCACATGACCTCATACCCAG ggtgtctcttttcctctccaagCTGAGATCAGTTACCAGATGCGGCTCCGTCACCTGGTGCTCGGATGAGGAGGACCTCGTTGCCATAGTAACACGTGGGGAGGAGCTGTGGTCGCTGCTGAAGACCCCTGGTGTGGCGCAGAGTGTCCTGACCCCGTCTGCGCATGTCACCACCCCACAGTGGCACAAAGACACCAACGTGTCCATGCCACTGCAAATGCGAGCTCTGACCAGCCTAACACACTCACAGtga
- the mmd2a gene encoding LOW QUALITY PROTEIN: monocyte to macrophage differentiation factor 2a (The sequence of the model RefSeq protein was modified relative to this genomic sequence to represent the inferred CDS: deleted 2 bases in 1 codon) produces MCFCLDARRWDIRNGESVEETTLAHVQLFVARARTRTKHKMDFRKTKFGRFMNCRVPACKRYQPTEYEHAANCATHALWILPSMVGGSVLYFLSVDQWHRVAAWLYGSGLTGLFITSTLFHTAAWKISHLRTVEQRFHMCDRMAIYFFIAASYSPWLMLRELGPWACHMRWLIWVMACVGSAYVFFFHERYKLVELLGYVSMGAVPALVVLSMVERAGVCELAAGGVFYVVGAVFFKSDGLVPFAHAIWHLFVAAGAGIHYYAIWRYLYVPGPLLQTSR; encoded by the exons atgtgtttttgtttggacGCACGGCGGTGGGACATCCGGAATGGGGAATCCGTAGAGGAGACGACGCTCGCTCATGTGCAGCTGTTCGTAGCTAGA GCGCGCACACGAACTAAACACAAGATGGACTTTAGGAAGACAAAATTTGGAAg gttcATGAACTGCCGGGTGCCAGCCTGTAAGAGATACCAGCCAACtgaatatgaacatgctgcaaacTGCGCCACGCACGCG TTGTGGATTCTCCCCAGCATGGTGGGTGGCTCTGtgctctacttcctgtctgtggaCCAGTGGCATCGCGTCGCTGCCTGGCTCTATGGGAGCGGTCTCACTGGCCTGTTCATCACCTCAACGCTCTTTCACACAGCTGCCTGGAAAATCAGCCACCTCag gACGGTGGAGCAGCGTTTCCACATGTGTGACAGAATGGCCATCTACTTCTTTATAGCTGCCTCCTACTCTCCCTG GTTGATGCTGCGGGAGCTCGGGCCCTGGGCCTGCCACATGCGCTGGCTGATCTGGGTCATGGCTTGTGTTGGATCTGCCTATGTCTTCTTTTTCCACGAGAG GTACAAGCTGGTGGAGCTGCTGGGATATGTGTCCATGGGAGCTGTTCCAGCTTTGGTCGTCCTGTCCATG GTGGAGcgtgcaggtgtgtgtgagctggCTGCAGGAGGTGTCTTCTATGTGGTGGGGGCGGTTTTCTTTAAGAGCGATGGCCTCGTCCCTTTCGCCCACGCCATCTGGCATCTTTTCGTGGCAGCTGGAGCAGGCATTCATTATTACGCCATCTGGAGGTACCTGTACGTACCCGGGCCGCTGCTGCAGACGTCCAGGTGA
- the wipi2 gene encoding WD repeat domain phosphoinositide-interacting protein 2 isoform X1, protein MNLASQSGDAGGSQLLFANFNQDNTSLAVGTKSGYKFFSLSSVDKLEQIYECTDTEDVCIVERLFSSSLVAIVSLKAPRKLKVCHFKKGTEICNYSYSNTILAVKLNRQRLIVCLEESLYIHNIRDMKVLHTIRETPPNPSGLCALSISNDNCYLAYPGSATIGEVQVFDTVNLRAANMIPAHDSPLAALAFDASGTKLATASEKGTVIRVFSIPEGQKLFEFRRGVKRCVSICSLAFSMEGLYLSASSNTETVHIFKLETQKEKYVPAEEPTTWGGYLGKVLMASTTYLPSQVTEMFTQGRAFATVRLPFCGHKNICALAVIQKIPRLLVAAADGYLYLYNLDPQEGGECTLMKQHRLDGSTEPPNEILEQGSHDRPLVAQTYSAAVSKGYCEEQGAVGGAGLEEDLNDLRLEEENEQPPLILETD, encoded by the exons ATGAACCTGGCTAGTCAGAGCGGGGATGCTGGCGGAAGCCAGCTCCTCTTCGCCAACTTTAACCAGGACAACAC GTCCTTAGCTGTTGGCACCAAATCAGGATACAAATTTTTCTCCTTGTCTTCTGTGGACAAATTGGAGCAGATATATGAATGTA CGGACACGGAGGATGTGTGTATTGTGGAGCGTCTGTTCTCCAGCAGCCTGGTTGCCATCGTCAGCCTGAAGGCACCCAGGAAGCTCAAAGTCTGTCACTTCAAGAAGGGAACTGAGATCTGCAACTACTCGTATTCCAACACCATATTGGCTGTGAAACTCAACAGACAG AGGCTGATAGTTTGTCTGGAGgagtcactttacattcacaACATCCGAGATATGAAAGTGCTGCACACTATCAGAGAGACTCCACCGAACCCCTCAG GATTGTGCGCCCTTTCTATCAGCAATGATAACTGTTACCTGGCATATCCGGGCAGTGCTACGATAGGCGAAGTTCAAGTGTTTGACACAGTCAATCTG AGAGCGGCTAACATGATTCCAGCCCACGACAGCCCATTAGCGGCTCTGGCTTTTGATGCCAGTGGAACCAAACTGGCCACAGCCTCAGAGAAG GGCACAGTCATTCGTGTCTTCTCAATACCAGAGGGACAGAAGCTCTTTGAATTTCGGCGAGGAGTCAAGAG GTGTGTGAGCATCTGCTCGCTGGCTTTCAGTATGGAGGGCCTGTACCTGTCGGCCTCCAGCAACACAGAGACGGTGCACATCTTCAAATTAGAGACACAAAAGGAGAAGTATGT gcctGCAGAGGAGCCCACCACATGGGGAGGCTACCTGGGCAAGGTCCTGATGGCGTCCACAACCTACCTGCCTTCCCAGGTCACAGAGATGTTCACCCAGGGGCGGGCCTTTGCCACCGTACGTCTGCCCTTCTGCGGACATAAGAACATCTGCGCCTTAGCtgt GATTCAGAAGATCCCCAGATTGTTAGTGGCAGCAGCTGATGGATACCTGTATCTGTACAACCTGGATCCACAAGAGGGAGGAGAATGCACACTTATGAAGCagcacag GTTAGACGGCAGTACTGAGCCACCCAATGAGATCCTTGAGCAGGGGTCACATGATCGCCCACTTGTGGCCCAAACCTACAGTGCTGCTGTGTCTAAAG GCTACTGCGAAGAACAGGGCGCAGTGGGAGGGGCGGGCTTAGAAGAAGACCTCAATGACTTGCGTTTAGAGGAAGAGAATGAGCAGCCGCCGCTCATCCTCGAAACTGACTGA
- the wipi2 gene encoding WD repeat domain phosphoinositide-interacting protein 2 isoform X2 encodes MNLASQSGDAGGSQLLFANFNQDNTSLAVGTKSGYKFFSLSSVDKLEQIYECTDTEDVCIVERLFSSSLVAIVSLKAPRKLKVCHFKKGTEICNYSYSNTILAVKLNRQRLIVCLEESLYIHNIRDMKVLHTIRETPPNPSGLCALSISNDNCYLAYPGSATIGEVQVFDTVNLRAANMIPAHDSPLAALAFDASGTKLATASEKGTVIRVFSIPEGQKLFEFRRGVKRCVSICSLAFSMEGLYLSASSNTETVHIFKLETQKEKPAEEPTTWGGYLGKVLMASTTYLPSQVTEMFTQGRAFATVRLPFCGHKNICALAVIQKIPRLLVAAADGYLYLYNLDPQEGGECTLMKQHRLDGSTEPPNEILEQGSHDRPLVAQTYSAAVSKGYCEEQGAVGGAGLEEDLNDLRLEEENEQPPLILETD; translated from the exons ATGAACCTGGCTAGTCAGAGCGGGGATGCTGGCGGAAGCCAGCTCCTCTTCGCCAACTTTAACCAGGACAACAC GTCCTTAGCTGTTGGCACCAAATCAGGATACAAATTTTTCTCCTTGTCTTCTGTGGACAAATTGGAGCAGATATATGAATGTA CGGACACGGAGGATGTGTGTATTGTGGAGCGTCTGTTCTCCAGCAGCCTGGTTGCCATCGTCAGCCTGAAGGCACCCAGGAAGCTCAAAGTCTGTCACTTCAAGAAGGGAACTGAGATCTGCAACTACTCGTATTCCAACACCATATTGGCTGTGAAACTCAACAGACAG AGGCTGATAGTTTGTCTGGAGgagtcactttacattcacaACATCCGAGATATGAAAGTGCTGCACACTATCAGAGAGACTCCACCGAACCCCTCAG GATTGTGCGCCCTTTCTATCAGCAATGATAACTGTTACCTGGCATATCCGGGCAGTGCTACGATAGGCGAAGTTCAAGTGTTTGACACAGTCAATCTG AGAGCGGCTAACATGATTCCAGCCCACGACAGCCCATTAGCGGCTCTGGCTTTTGATGCCAGTGGAACCAAACTGGCCACAGCCTCAGAGAAG GGCACAGTCATTCGTGTCTTCTCAATACCAGAGGGACAGAAGCTCTTTGAATTTCGGCGAGGAGTCAAGAG GTGTGTGAGCATCTGCTCGCTGGCTTTCAGTATGGAGGGCCTGTACCTGTCGGCCTCCAGCAACACAGAGACGGTGCACATCTTCAAATTAGAGACACAAAAGGAGAA gcctGCAGAGGAGCCCACCACATGGGGAGGCTACCTGGGCAAGGTCCTGATGGCGTCCACAACCTACCTGCCTTCCCAGGTCACAGAGATGTTCACCCAGGGGCGGGCCTTTGCCACCGTACGTCTGCCCTTCTGCGGACATAAGAACATCTGCGCCTTAGCtgt GATTCAGAAGATCCCCAGATTGTTAGTGGCAGCAGCTGATGGATACCTGTATCTGTACAACCTGGATCCACAAGAGGGAGGAGAATGCACACTTATGAAGCagcacag GTTAGACGGCAGTACTGAGCCACCCAATGAGATCCTTGAGCAGGGGTCACATGATCGCCCACTTGTGGCCCAAACCTACAGTGCTGCTGTGTCTAAAG GCTACTGCGAAGAACAGGGCGCAGTGGGAGGGGCGGGCTTAGAAGAAGACCTCAATGACTTGCGTTTAGAGGAAGAGAATGAGCAGCCGCCGCTCATCCTCGAAACTGACTGA